The sequence below is a genomic window from Candidatus Aminicenantes bacterium.
AGTCGGGTAAAAGGTGGCCTTGATAAAAAGGGGCGCGCATTTTGGGATGGCCGGCTGATCCTGGCCGGCCACCGGGGAAACGATCATCAGCAGAATGACAAGAATGACGGGTCTGACCTTCATGGCTGCCTCCAGTCTACGCAAAACTATATCACAAGATTCGTGTTACCGGCAAAGGCAGCGCAAACGCAAAGCGGTACGTATCGGTGGTCATCATCAATCAGGCATGAAAGTCGGCAGAGAAAGATCATACTGACTGGCGGTGATTCACGAAATTATTGTTTCAATTCAGCGGTGCCGGGAAGCGATTTCATTTACCGTGGTCAACAGGCGGTCTACTTCATCTTCAGTGTTGTACAGGGATACACCCACCCGGGTCAGTCCGCCCTTTTCCAACAGGCCGAGGCTTTCAACCGCGCGGATGCCGTAGAAATGTCCGTTCCATGCGAGGATGGCTTTTTCATTCAATTCAGCGCAGACAGTGTAAGGATTTACGCCTTCAAGAGTAAAAGAGATGGTCGGCGCTCGCTGTTCCACGTTAAAGTCCGGACCGATTGTTCGCAATCCGGGAATGGATTGCAGCCCTTCGTAGATGCGCCGCGCCAGGGTCTCTTCGTAGCGGGCGATTCGTTGCATGGCACGCTTCAGGCGGGATTGGATGTCCGGGTCCGGGTCAAATGACTCGATAAAGTCGATGGCGGCGGTCACGCCGTTCAGGGCGGCGAAGTTCAGTGTGCCGGTTTCAATTCTGCAAGGGGCGTGGGCTTCCTGGGTTCTCAGGAAGTAGGTTGGGACGCGGTTTAACAATTCCCCCCTGGAGTAGAGTATCCCGACATGGGGGCCGTAAAACTTGTAGGCCGAGCACAAAAGGAAATCGACTCCCAGCGAAGTGACATCAATGGGAAAATGCGGGGCGAAATGGACCGCGTCCACCAGCAGCAGGGCCTCCGCGGCATGGGTGAGGCCGCGGATTCGTTGGACCTCGTTTACGGTGCCGGTTACGTTGGAGGAGTAGCCCACGGCTACCAGGCGGGTATTCTCGTTGATCTTGTTCTCAAAATCCCCGTAGTCCAGGGTACCGTTATCCAGAATTTTGACTTCGCGCACGATGATTCCCTGTTCGCGCAGGGCCAGCCAGGGCGCCCGGTTGGCTTCATGGTCCAGTTGTGTAACCAGGATCTCTTCTCCTCTATGGAGCCGGCGACCGATCGCCCGGCTGAGGGAATAAGTCAGGCTGGTCATGTTCGGGCCGAATGAGATGTTTCCCGGGCCTTCGGCGCCCAGGAAGCACGCTGTTTGCCGGCGTGCCTTTTCCACGACCTCATCGGTTTCACAAGACGTGATGAATGCCCCGTGTGCGTTGGCGTTGGATGTGCGGTAATAATCTGAAACCGCGGAGATCACGCTTTCCGGAACCTGGGTGCCTCCCGGTCCGTCGAAAAACGCCAGGGGCATTCCCTGATATTCTCTTTTCAAAGACGGGAACTCCTGCCTGCGGTCAGTGATCGCGCTGAACTCTGATGTCCGGTTGTTCATGGTATCCTCCTGAGAGAAATTTTCGCCTCGTTCCCGTCTTGAATCGGATTGGTCTTGAATCAATTAGATTATGTGGGATAAAAAGAAAAATCTCAAGGCGGAAGCTGGATGAAACCATGATAGGGGAGCAATAATGGTTGCATTCGCGAATAGCGTGGCTTATGATCCGGTTGTGAACAGTGACGCTTACCCATATGGGAAATCCGGCAGGTTGACGCTCAATTGGAGTGGTGACGAGATCGCGGTTCTGCGTCTGCGCAGGAATCAAACGTGGCAGCCCTTGCCGGCGCTGGCTGTTTTTGTGGTTTTCTGGTATGCCGCCCTGCTGACCGCCATCGATTTTTCCCAAGCGGTTTCACCCTGGCAGGCTTTGTGGCAGACACTGAAAGGTGAGCCTTTCCTGATCCTGTTTTTTCTATTGCCGCTGTTCCCGATGTTCATGATCATCCGCGATACTTTCATGAACAATCGCATGGTATTCGACAAGCGCAAGCAAGAGATCCGCAAAGGCCGCAAACGCCTGATGGGCTTCAGGGACGTTGATTCCCTGAAC
It includes:
- a CDS encoding cysteine desulfurase-like protein, whose product is MNNRTSEFSAITDRRQEFPSLKREYQGMPLAFFDGPGGTQVPESVISAVSDYYRTSNANAHGAFITSCETDEVVEKARRQTACFLGAEGPGNISFGPNMTSLTYSLSRAIGRRLHRGEEILVTQLDHEANRAPWLALREQGIIVREVKILDNGTLDYGDFENKINENTRLVAVGYSSNVTGTVNEVQRIRGLTHAAEALLLVDAVHFAPHFPIDVTSLGVDFLLCSAYKFYGPHVGILYSRGELLNRVPTYFLRTQEAHAPCRIETGTLNFAALNGVTAAIDFIESFDPDPDIQSRLKRAMQRIARYEETLARRIYEGLQSIPGLRTIGPDFNVEQRAPTISFTLEGVNPYTVCAELNEKAILAWNGHFYGIRAVESLGLLEKGGLTRVGVSLYNTEDEVDRLLTTVNEIASRHR